The genomic DNA GCGGAGGCGGGGGAGATGATTCGCCAGAATGAACTGAATGCGAATGATTTGCGCGATCGGGTGCTAAACCTAATCCAGGATCCGCAGCGGTTGCAGCAGATGGCGGCGCGAGCCGGGGCGATCGCCGTGCCGGATAGTGCGGCGCAGGTGGCCCAGATTATGCGGGATAAGTTGCGGCAGATGCGTTAGGGGGCGAGATGAATCAAGCAATGCATGCGGCGGTGGCGGAAGTCATGGGCAATGAGGGGTTTAAGCCGATCGAGGATTTTGTGGTGCATGGCGGGGAGATGCATGTGAGTCGGCGAGTGGCGGCGCATTTTAAGTCTTTGGGATTGCCGGGGACCGATCGATTGGATGGGGCAGAGAGTCTGGCGGAGATTGCTTTGGCCCGGCCGTTTATGCATCCGTTGGCGGCACCGCTGGCGGGGGATGCGGCGCGGGGGGTGAATAGTTGGGGCTGTGTATCGATGGTGATCAATGCCGCGATGATGTGGGGTGATCAGCCGAATGATGATGGCTTGGGCGCGTGGAAAATGTTGCAGCAGTGGGTGCGGCTGGCGGAGCCGGGGTTGGATTTGGCGGATATGTTGAAGCGGATTCGCTGGGATGATGATGCGTTGATGCGATTGGCGGCGATCGCTCAGTCGGGTTTTGAGCAGATGGCGGAGTCGTTTAGTGCGGAGCCGTGAGTTTTTTAGGGGTGCGGCGATCGGTGCTTTGCTTTTAAGATGGAAATAGGACCGAATTAATCTTTAGATTGCGATAGTTGGTGATCCCCCCTAGCCCCCCTTAAAAAGGGGGACTTTGAAAGGATTCCCCCCTTTTTAAGGGGGGCTAGGGGGGATCAGGTCTATTGCATATATTTTCGAGATTTGGGACAAGACCATCCACTTTTCCTTGGGCTTTGACTAAAACTGCGGCGGCGATGCCATCAAAAATTCTGATTGCGGGGTTTCAGGCGCTGTCTGACCCGTTGCGGCTACGCGTGCTGGATTTGCTGCGGGAGGAGGAGTGTTGTGTGTGTGATTTATGCGAGGTACTGGCGGTGAGTCAGTCGAAGCTGTCGTTTCACCTGAAGTCGCTGAAGGAGGCGCAGTTGGTGCAGACACGGCAGGAGGGGCGCTGGATTTACTATCGGTTGAATCTGGTACAGTTTGAGGTTTTGCAGGAATATTTGGGTGATTTTGGGCAGTTGGGGCAGGTAGTGGCGGCGCGGCAGTGTTGTGAGTGAGGCGGTATTTACCGAGGGTATGCTGATTATTGTGGTGAATATGGGTTATGACGACCACGATAATCGGGCCGAATGAAAGGCCTGATGAGCGAAGCGAACGCGCGGTGGAATTCGGCTCTGGTTCATCGTTTTGTTATTCGCCGATATGCAAATCCTTCGACGTTAACCATCAAAAATAAGTGTATTAGGCGTTCATTTGTTTAGCAAAAGGATGATCGAACATCCAAAAGCAATCGCTTCAAATCCAATTCTCGTCCAGTGCCAATTGCCCCATCTTTGCAATTCATCGGGTAACTCGTCGTTTGATAGTTTTCGGTCGGCAAACTTTTGATTGGCGGTTTTGAAATACAAAAAATATGTTGAGAAGAATGCCAGGGTCGATGTACCCATTATCCAGAAAAGTACGTTTGACGACGAATTTCGAAGCAGGCCGATCAATACGGTTGCTAACGGTATACCAGTAGCGGCAATTGTTAATGGAGCAAAAAAATGATAGATCCGTGGTCCGACAGATTTGTGTTGTTCAAAAAAATCGTTGGGATGCATTTCTTTCCAGATCGGCACAAACAAATATGCCTCAGCGATTTGAGCCCCGAGGAATATGCCAAGTATTGCTGCAGATGACAGCAACAGAATGGATTCAATGCCAATCATTCAAGTAATTAATGAGTTGATTTCGATTCGAGTGAGCTAACCCAAGCGGATAACACCCGCGTTAAATGAGTGGACGAATAGGTGTGAATTGGTGAAACTGTCGTCGGATAAAATGGGAGGTACGACCATCCGACGAATGGCTACCCCTAACGCAATGGATGCTTCGGGTCAACGATTGGTTATACAGCATTGATGTGAAGTATAGCTGTTCGAAGTGCCTTGTTCATGTATCCGCCGTCAGTTTGTGCTAATAAATCCCACCTCAAATCCGAGATTAACTTGTGGTATCCGAGGGCTTTGGCGATTCAGGCGTAAATTTCAGGCGTAATACGCATTCTCCCGTTGGCTCATGGATCTTTTTCTCAATTAATCTAAACCCATATTTTGCGTAGAAATTGCGGCCGATCGTATTCTTTTCAAACACCTCCACTTCGAGTTCGCCATGTAGCGCTTGCGCCTGATCCATCATTAACTTACCCAAATGCTGGCCTTGATATGCTGGCTGTAGAAATATCGCCCCTACTTCATTGCCGATTAACGCGATGAAACCCACAACTTGCTCATCGGCTTCCACCACCCACGTGTCCGCATTGGGCAAATATACGGCTGGAATATCGCGTCTGACTTGAGCCTGGAAGTCTGCCTGGAGAAATGGATGCGCAATTTTTGACGCATTTTCCCAAGCGGCAAGCACCGCAGCCAAATCAGCGCTGTCATATGGTCGAACGATCGGCATGAGCGATTCCTGTAATTGCTAACTGTCGTACTGACTCAACTCGCTGATTCACGCTGACTCAAGGGTTTCTAGCTCATAGGCTTCTGGCATTGCAAGTAAAACGAATAGCCATCATCGGGATGATCGCTTAATGAGGTCGAGTCAATAAATTCTAAACGATTAAATCGATCGGTTTGATCGCTGATCGGCATGGGTGACACCGCCTTTTGATCAACCACATCAAAGCCCGCTGCCGTTAACTGTTCGGCCAACTCCAGCGGCACATATTCGATCTTATGCTCCGGATGGACAAACCCCTGCCTCACCTGCAATAGCGTCAGCCGACGATTAGGCGTGTCCAAACAAAAAAACGCCCCCGGTTTTAGCACCCGATAAACCTCCGCCATGACGATCGCCGCTTCATCCGGGGTGATATGTTCAATGCTCTGGCCGGACCATACCAAGTCAAATGTCCCTTCTGGAAAGGCCGAAAGATTGGTCATTGACGTGTAGTGATAATGGATCTCCGTGCCTTCCGGTGTCTGATAAAACTGCATCCCGTGGTTCGATTCGACTTTGATCAGACGTTCCTCGTCCGGTAGGTCAATGATGTCGATTTGTTTGGGCTGGTGTGGATAGCCCATGCCCAGCAGACTCCCCGAAGGATTATTGTCCGAGGCTCCGCCCAGGTCCAAAATCCGTTCCGCAGTGGGTAATGCTTTTTGGACCAATTCCAGCCGGGCCTGATGATGCGAAAGAATCCCCTGGGTGTTGAAAAACTTTTGCTCCAAACTCGCTGGGAGCATGAGAAAGGAAAACAGTAAGTTTTGACGTGTGACTTGGCCGCTGTCTAATTGCCCAGTAAAAAAGTCAATTCCGGTTTGGCAATCTGGCTTACCCAAAAAGTATTGGTAGAGATTCCGCACAAAGGTTTGATTGCTCTGATCGCGTTGCAGCAGGCCGGATAAATTATGTCGAACCAGAAAGTAGACCATCGCACCCAGGTCTACAGGATAGTAACGTAAATACCGGACGACCTTCGTCAATACAGCCTTTTGGCTCGGTTGATTGAGAAAAATGTCCTTAATCACGTTCGACATAGATAGTGGCTGCAATTAAATAGTGGCTGTAATGGTTCCGACCCGGCAGACAGCCAATTTTAGCAGATTTGCGTTTATCCCTCAGTGGCGCGGATCAGCCTTGCAGCGAACGATTAATTTCCAGAAATTTATACCAGTAATGCGCTTAGACCGGCAGTGTGCATCGGAGACATTACAACGTCTGCTGCTGCCGACGCATCATGGGTGATCGTTCAAATTATGTTTAGAGTGAATCCTGGAGCTGGTTGATTTCA from Romeriopsis navalis LEGE 11480 includes the following:
- a CDS encoding DUF1772 domain-containing protein; translated protein: MIGIESILLLSSAAILGIFLGAQIAEAYLFVPIWKEMHPNDFFEQHKSVGPRIYHFFAPLTIAATGIPLATVLIGLLRNSSSNVLFWIMGTSTLAFFSTYFLYFKTANQKFADRKLSNDELPDELQRWGNWHWTRIGFEAIAFGCSIILLLNK
- a CDS encoding GNAT family N-acetyltransferase; translated protein: MPIVRPYDSADLAAVLAAWENASKIAHPFLQADFQAQVRRDIPAVYLPNADTWVVEADEQVVGFIALIGNEVGAIFLQPAYQGQHLGKLMMDQAQALHGELEVEVFEKNTIGRNFYAKYGFRLIEKKIHEPTGECVLRLKFTPESPKPSDTTS
- a CDS encoding methyltransferase domain-containing protein, with the translated sequence MSNVIKDIFLNQPSQKAVLTKVVRYLRYYPVDLGAMVYFLVRHNLSGLLQRDQSNQTFVRNLYQYFLGKPDCQTGIDFFTGQLDSGQVTRQNLLFSFLMLPASLEQKFFNTQGILSHHQARLELVQKALPTAERILDLGGASDNNPSGSLLGMGYPHQPKQIDIIDLPDEERLIKVESNHGMQFYQTPEGTEIHYHYTSMTNLSAFPEGTFDLVWSGQSIEHITPDEAAIVMAEVYRVLKPGAFFCLDTPNRRLTLLQVRQGFVHPEHKIEYVPLELAEQLTAAGFDVVDQKAVSPMPISDQTDRFNRLEFIDSTSLSDHPDDGYSFYLQCQKPMS
- a CDS encoding ArsR/SmtB family transcription factor yields the protein MTKTAAAMPSKILIAGFQALSDPLRLRVLDLLREEECCVCDLCEVLAVSQSKLSFHLKSLKEAQLVQTRQEGRWIYYRLNLVQFEVLQEYLGDFGQLGQVVAARQCCE